A section of the Pseudorasbora parva isolate DD20220531a chromosome 2, ASM2467924v1, whole genome shotgun sequence genome encodes:
- the LOC137039469 gene encoding retinal cone rhodopsin-sensitive cGMP 3',5'-cyclic phosphodiesterase subunit gamma encodes MSSGNSCSSLSDLPITPTRVGPTTPRRGPPKFKQRMMRQFKSKPPKKGIKGFGDEIPGMEGLGTDITVVCPWEAFSHLELHELVQYGII; translated from the exons ATGAGCTCAGGAAATAGCTGCAGCAGTCTCAGTGACTTGCCCATTACTCCAACAAGAGTGGGACCAACAACACCCAGAAGAGGACCCCCTAAATTCAAACAGAGAATGATGAGACAATTCAAAAGCAAACCTCCCAAAAAGGGAATCAAAGG ATTTGGAGATGAGATCCCTGGAATGGAGGGTCTTGGCACCG ACATCACTGTGGTGTGTCCATGGGAAGCATTTAGCCATCTGGAGTTGCACGAGCTCGTCCAGTATGGTATTATTTGA